The following proteins come from a genomic window of Macadamia integrifolia cultivar HAES 741 chromosome 14, SCU_Mint_v3, whole genome shotgun sequence:
- the LOC122061174 gene encoding dof zinc finger protein DOF4.6-like translates to MDTAQWPQEIGLVKPMEEMVSNTCSRPMLERRTRPQKEQALNCPRCNSTNTKFCYYNNYSLTQPRYFCKTCRRYWTEGGSLRNVPVGGGSRKNKRSSTSSSSSSSKKLPDLTPSTTSSSQNPKIHKGQDLNLAFPSTHEFSIVSEFVELPNTENSDNRNSNNPCSSSSPSLSTLGLLRSGINTRGLNSFMPMPNSDSNTVYPSGFGQLQDFKPTLNFSLDGLGVGGGGHGSLHGVHQESSGRHLSPFEDLRQVSNTIEFEQNRGQGDSNGYWNGMLGPGSW, encoded by the exons ATGGACACTGCTCAATGGCCACAG GAGATTGGTCTGGTGAAACCAATGGAGGAGATGGTCTCTAATACATGCTCAAGGCCTATGTTAGAGAGGAGGACAAGGCCTCAGAAAGAACAAGCTCTGAATTGTCCAAGGTGCAATTCAACCAACACTAAATTCTGTTACTACAACAATTATAGCCTCACTCAGCCAAGATACTTCTGCAAGACTTGCAGAAGGTACTGGACTGAAGGTGGGTCTCTTAGAAATGTTCCAGTTGGAGGAGGTTCAAGGAAGAACAAGAgatcttcaacatcttcttcttcatcttcatcaaaaaaattaCCTGATCTCACTCCATCCACTACTTCCTCTTCTCAAAACCCTAAGATCCATAAAGGTCAAGACCTGAACTTGGCTTTCCCATCCACACATGAATTCAGTATTGTTTCTGAATTTGTTGAGTTACCCAACACTGAAAATAGTGACAACAGAAACAGTAACAACCCTTGTTCATCTTCTTCACCTTCTCTTTCAACACTAGGGTTGCTGAGGAGTGGGATTAATACAAGGGGATTGAATTCCTTCATGCCGATGCCGAATTCAGATTCAAATACTGTTTATCCATCTGGTTTTGGACAGTTGCAGGATTTCAAACCAACACTTAATTTTTCTCTTGATGGGCTTGGAGTTGGAGGTGGTGGACATGGGAGTCTACATGGGGTTCATCAGGAGAGCAGTGGAAGGCATTTATCTCCTTTTGAGGATTTGAGACAGGTTTCAAACACCATTGAATTTGAGCAGAATAGAGGACAAGGGGATTCAAATGGCTATTGGAATGGAATGTTGGGTCCAGGATCAtggtaa